The proteins below come from a single Chitinophaga pinensis DSM 2588 genomic window:
- a CDS encoding carboxypeptidase M32, with protein MAQTTSSAAKRYETYKGKMQQIADIRNAIAVLSWDQETYLPEKGAAFRGQQMTTLSTIAHELFTAADLGTLLESLDNDRQTLDTVAAKNITLSLEDYRKNAKYPASFVAEISKTTNECYHAWINARKEGNYAVFEPVLAKMVELKKQEADILGYEVHPYNALLNEYEKGANTTMLDTIFNDVKIALTPLLRNIEQKPQVQRDFLYLRYERNRQWEFGIQLLKAMGYDMNAGRQDVSEHPFTTSFSPQDVRVTTRIDENDFSNMTWSCIHEGGHALYEQGLDPEAYGLPSGEATSLGIHESQSRLWENNVGRSIAFWTHHYPQLQQVFPENLGNVSLRDFYKAINLVQPSLIRTEADELTYHFHVMVRYEIEKGLLDGTYKTSELREVWNHYYKEFLHVSVPNDTQGVLQDIHWSHGSFGYFPTYSLGSFYAAQFFAAAQAQLPDLDGQIAKGEYNALLTWLRQQVHRHGRSFTSNELCEKITGQPLNFKYFLDYATQKFGDIYGL; from the coding sequence ATGGCACAGACTACCTCTTCTGCAGCAAAACGATATGAAACCTACAAAGGTAAGATGCAGCAGATCGCAGACATCCGTAATGCGATCGCCGTACTCAGCTGGGACCAGGAAACCTATCTCCCGGAGAAAGGGGCTGCGTTCCGCGGACAACAGATGACGACGCTCAGCACCATCGCACATGAGCTCTTTACTGCTGCCGACCTGGGAACACTGCTGGAATCGCTGGACAATGACAGGCAAACCCTTGATACTGTCGCTGCCAAAAACATTACCCTCTCCTTAGAGGACTATCGTAAAAACGCAAAATACCCGGCCAGCTTCGTGGCGGAAATATCAAAAACCACCAACGAATGCTATCATGCATGGATCAATGCCAGGAAAGAAGGCAACTATGCCGTATTCGAACCCGTATTGGCAAAAATGGTGGAACTGAAAAAGCAGGAAGCCGATATACTGGGCTATGAAGTTCATCCTTACAATGCCCTCCTGAACGAATATGAAAAAGGCGCCAACACCACTATGCTGGATACCATCTTCAATGATGTAAAAATAGCGCTGACGCCCCTGCTGCGTAATATTGAACAAAAACCACAGGTACAGAGAGACTTCCTCTACCTCCGCTATGAACGCAACCGCCAGTGGGAATTCGGCATTCAGCTGCTGAAAGCCATGGGCTATGATATGAATGCCGGCCGGCAGGATGTATCAGAACACCCTTTTACCACGAGCTTTAGTCCGCAGGATGTAAGGGTCACCACCCGCATCGACGAAAATGATTTCAGCAACATGACCTGGAGCTGTATTCATGAAGGCGGACACGCATTATACGAACAGGGACTGGACCCGGAGGCTTACGGACTTCCATCCGGTGAAGCAACCAGCCTGGGTATCCATGAATCACAATCCAGGTTATGGGAGAATAACGTAGGCCGTAGCATTGCCTTCTGGACACATCATTATCCACAGTTACAGCAGGTATTCCCGGAAAACCTGGGTAATGTGAGCCTGAGAGACTTTTACAAAGCCATTAACCTGGTACAGCCTTCACTGATCCGCACGGAAGCAGATGAACTGACTTATCATTTTCATGTAATGGTGAGATATGAAATTGAGAAAGGCTTACTGGACGGGACTTATAAAACATCCGAACTCCGGGAGGTGTGGAATCACTATTATAAAGAATTCCTGCACGTAAGCGTACCCAATGATACGCAGGGTGTATTACAGGATATACACTGGTCGCACGGCAGCTTCGGTTATTTCCCCACCTATTCCCTGGGTAGCTTCTATGCAGCACAATTCTTTGCCGCTGCACAAGCACAGTTACCTGACCTGGACGGACAGATTGCCAAAGGCGAATACAATGCATTGCTGACATGGTTACGCCAACAGGTACACCGCCATGGCCGTAGCTTTACCTCTAATGAACTCTGTGAGAAAATAACCGGACAACCCCTGAACTTCAAATATTTTCTGGACTATGCGACACAAAAATTCGGCGATATCTACGGACTATAA
- a CDS encoding rhodanese-like domain-containing protein, whose product MIYKYYIYLLFGSILFSVSNRVNAQEVNAVVFNDSIRNGNVQVFDVRTAGEYNTGHLSNALQADYTKKEEFMERVKYLDKDKTVYIYCLSGGRSAKAASWMRGNGFKKVIELEGGINAWKQAGEPVEGTADVKQMEVDAFRADIGKGEVLVDVGAEWCPPCRKMAPVLEAYLSEHKTVRLLKVDGGRDQDVMQSIKVTSLPTFILYKDGREVWRKQGVYEQL is encoded by the coding sequence ATGATTTATAAGTATTATATATACTTACTGTTCGGAAGCATACTGTTTTCCGTTTCAAACAGGGTAAATGCGCAGGAGGTAAATGCAGTAGTTTTTAACGACTCTATCCGGAATGGGAATGTGCAGGTTTTTGATGTACGTACTGCTGGTGAGTACAATACAGGACACCTGTCCAATGCTTTACAGGCGGATTACACAAAGAAGGAGGAGTTTATGGAAAGAGTAAAGTACCTGGACAAAGACAAAACGGTTTATATCTATTGCCTGAGTGGCGGACGTAGTGCGAAAGCTGCCAGCTGGATGCGCGGGAACGGTTTTAAAAAGGTAATCGAACTTGAGGGTGGTATCAATGCCTGGAAACAGGCAGGTGAGCCGGTAGAAGGTACGGCCGATGTGAAACAGATGGAGGTGGATGCATTCCGTGCGGATATTGGTAAAGGAGAAGTGCTGGTAGATGTAGGGGCTGAGTGGTGTCCTCCATGCCGTAAGATGGCTCCTGTGCTGGAAGCGTATCTGTCTGAGCATAAAACAGTACGTCTGCTGAAAGTGGATGGTGGCCGTGACCAGGATGTTATGCAGTCTATAAAGGTGACTTCCCTGCCTACCTTCATTTTGTATAAAGATGGCAGGGAAGTGTGGCGCAAACAGGGCGTTTACGAACAGTTATAG
- a CDS encoding tetratricopeptide repeat protein produces the protein MRILFLLGLLLNITISVSGRQKVYDFNTRCQQAYDAIMQLRLDAGAALLAEEKKANPDNLIPYFLENYADFFTLFFNEDPAEYARKKSLKADRVAWMEEGPTNSPYYLYTQAAIRFQWGMVRLKFNERWDAVWEIRKAYQLLKENQKKFPQFLPNNMLLGSMQTVFGTIPEGYRWLSNTLGMKGTIRDGMQMVQQVIDSNTEVARLFKEEACYYYCYLKLFVENKPEDVWAFLQKHQLDTKNNYLFALMVANIAMNNQKASLGIKVLTERNDNAQYEEIPYVYYVLGQLKLCRQDEDANVYLQKFIDRFKGKFYLKEGLQRLSWYYYLRGNMDAANKYRSLILTRGNTETDADKQALKDAKNGRWPNQLLLKARLLSDGGFFPEALKLLQTKKAADFPVMEEKLEYAYRLGRIYDEMGQDDNAITMYEATVKAGANRTEHFAARASLQMGYIYEKRNDKNKARQCYQACLDMKGHDYKNSLDQRAKAGIQRMNGG, from the coding sequence ATGCGCATATTATTCCTGCTGGGGTTATTATTGAATATTACTATTTCTGTATCAGGGCGTCAGAAGGTCTATGACTTTAACACCCGTTGTCAGCAGGCCTACGATGCGATCATGCAATTGCGGCTCGATGCCGGAGCAGCCCTGCTGGCAGAAGAAAAGAAAGCCAATCCTGATAACCTCATTCCTTATTTCCTGGAAAATTATGCTGACTTTTTTACCCTCTTCTTTAATGAAGATCCGGCGGAGTATGCCCGGAAGAAATCATTGAAAGCCGACCGTGTGGCGTGGATGGAAGAAGGGCCGACCAATTCACCTTACTATCTGTATACCCAGGCAGCCATCCGTTTCCAGTGGGGAATGGTGAGACTGAAATTTAACGAACGCTGGGATGCGGTATGGGAAATCAGGAAAGCCTACCAGTTATTGAAAGAGAATCAGAAGAAGTTTCCGCAGTTTTTACCTAATAATATGTTGCTGGGCTCTATGCAGACCGTATTCGGGACCATTCCTGAAGGGTATCGCTGGCTGTCCAATACCCTGGGAATGAAAGGTACGATAAGAGATGGTATGCAGATGGTGCAGCAGGTGATTGACAGTAATACGGAAGTAGCCCGCCTGTTCAAGGAAGAGGCCTGTTATTATTACTGTTACCTGAAATTGTTTGTGGAAAACAAGCCTGAAGATGTCTGGGCATTTCTCCAGAAACACCAGCTGGATACAAAAAATAACTATCTTTTCGCCCTGATGGTGGCCAATATTGCGATGAATAATCAGAAGGCTTCATTGGGTATCAAGGTGTTGACAGAGCGGAATGATAATGCGCAGTATGAAGAGATCCCATATGTATATTATGTACTGGGGCAACTGAAACTGTGCCGGCAGGATGAAGATGCGAATGTCTATCTGCAAAAATTTATAGACCGGTTCAAAGGGAAATTCTACCTTAAGGAAGGATTACAGCGTCTGAGCTGGTATTATTATTTAAGGGGGAATATGGATGCGGCCAATAAATACCGTAGCCTGATCCTGACGAGAGGTAATACTGAAACAGATGCTGATAAACAGGCGTTGAAAGATGCAAAGAATGGCAGATGGCCTAATCAGCTTTTACTCAAAGCCCGTTTGCTGAGTGATGGTGGTTTCTTCCCGGAAGCGCTGAAACTGTTACAAACAAAAAAAGCGGCTGATTTTCCTGTGATGGAAGAAAAGCTGGAATATGCTTACCGTCTGGGCCGTATTTATGATGAAATGGGCCAGGATGATAATGCGATTACGATGTATGAGGCGACAGTGAAGGCGGGCGCCAACAGAACGGAACATTTTGCCGCAAGGGCTTCCCTGCAAATGGGATATATTTATGAAAAGCGCAATGACAAGAATAAGGCGCGGCAATGTTACCAGGCCTGTCTGGATATGAAAGGGCACGACTATAAAAACTCACTCGATCAACGGGCCAAAGCCGGGA
- a CDS encoding zinc ribbon domain-containing protein — translation MATVKEYSVEEKLASVLRLQKMDSRLDEIQVLKGELPMEVKDLEDEIEGLNTRLAHVEDEIRGIQDFIANKKTAIKDSEALMKKYEKQQDNVKNNREFEAITKEIEMQSLEIKLAEKHIKDANEEVKDKSRVLEGAKKQIADKESNLKHKKGELEKIIGETEKEEKAFRKQSDEARTKVEARLLGAYEKIRTNYRNGLAVVTISRDSCGGCFNAIPPQRQAEIRQRKKIIVCEHCGRILVDNDLDATVTI, via the coding sequence ATGGCTACTGTAAAAGAATACTCCGTAGAAGAAAAATTGGCGTCTGTGCTTAGGCTACAGAAGATGGACTCCAGACTGGATGAAATCCAGGTGTTGAAGGGAGAGTTGCCGATGGAAGTAAAGGATCTTGAAGATGAGATAGAGGGTCTGAACACCCGTCTGGCTCACGTAGAGGATGAAATCCGTGGTATCCAGGACTTTATTGCCAATAAGAAAACGGCAATCAAAGACTCAGAGGCCCTGATGAAGAAATACGAGAAGCAGCAGGATAACGTTAAGAATAATCGTGAATTCGAAGCCATCACAAAAGAGATTGAAATGCAGTCTCTGGAGATCAAACTGGCAGAGAAACATATTAAAGACGCGAACGAAGAGGTAAAGGATAAGAGCCGTGTCCTGGAAGGTGCTAAGAAACAGATTGCAGATAAAGAATCTAACCTGAAGCACAAGAAAGGTGAACTGGAAAAGATCATCGGTGAAACTGAAAAAGAAGAGAAAGCTTTCCGTAAGCAGAGCGATGAAGCACGTACTAAAGTAGAAGCACGTCTGCTGGGCGCTTATGAAAAGATCCGTACCAACTACCGTAACGGTCTTGCTGTAGTAACAATCTCCCGTGACTCCTGTGGTGGTTGCTTTAATGCGATCCCTCCTCAACGTCAGGCGGAAATCCGTCAGCGTAAAAAGATCATCGTGTGTGAACATTGCGGTCGTATCCTGGTTGATAATGACCTGGATGCTACAGTGACTATCTGA
- a CDS encoding Nif3-like dinuclear metal center hexameric protein, which translates to MKIRDITNAIAAFAPLQYQESYDNAGLLFGSADWELTGVLLTLDATEAVIDEAIEKKCNLVVAHHPIVFGGLKKINGNNYVERVAIKAIKNDIAIYAAHTNLDNVRNGVCNMMAQRLDLQQCSVLSPKRELLRKLYTFVPQAAAEKVRAALFAAGAGHIGAYNECSYNVEGTGTFKAGAGTNPHVGEIGQRHMEPETKVEVIFPVYLENAVVKALLGSHPYEEVAYDIVKLENAYAEVGSGLIGELKAPMEEETFLRWVKQQFNTGCVRYTPLRGRPVKKVALCGGAGSFLLKRAISAGADAYISADFKYHEFFDAENQIVIADVGHFESEQFTVELFYHILTEKFPNFAPLKSTIRTNPVNYL; encoded by the coding sequence ATGAAGATCAGGGATATTACCAATGCCATAGCGGCATTTGCACCATTACAATACCAGGAAAGTTATGACAATGCAGGATTGCTGTTCGGCAGTGCCGACTGGGAACTGACAGGCGTATTACTGACGCTGGATGCTACGGAAGCCGTTATCGACGAAGCCATCGAAAAGAAGTGTAACCTCGTGGTGGCGCATCATCCGATCGTATTCGGCGGACTAAAAAAGATCAATGGAAACAATTATGTAGAGCGGGTGGCTATCAAGGCTATCAAGAACGATATTGCCATTTATGCAGCTCATACCAACCTGGATAATGTGCGGAACGGTGTTTGCAATATGATGGCGCAGCGATTGGATTTACAGCAATGCAGTGTGCTGTCCCCTAAGCGGGAGCTGCTGCGAAAACTGTATACCTTTGTGCCCCAGGCAGCTGCGGAGAAGGTAAGAGCTGCCCTTTTTGCTGCCGGAGCCGGACATATTGGCGCTTATAATGAGTGCAGCTATAATGTGGAAGGAACCGGTACGTTTAAAGCAGGAGCAGGTACTAATCCGCACGTAGGCGAGATCGGGCAGCGTCATATGGAGCCGGAAACAAAGGTGGAGGTGATTTTTCCCGTATATTTGGAGAATGCGGTGGTAAAAGCCCTGTTGGGAAGCCATCCATATGAAGAGGTGGCTTATGATATTGTGAAACTGGAGAATGCATATGCAGAAGTGGGTTCGGGACTGATCGGGGAACTGAAAGCGCCCATGGAGGAAGAAACCTTCCTGCGCTGGGTAAAGCAGCAGTTCAATACAGGTTGTGTGAGATATACGCCCCTGAGAGGTCGTCCGGTGAAGAAAGTGGCATTGTGCGGAGGAGCGGGCAGTTTCCTGTTAAAAAGGGCGATTTCGGCAGGGGCAGATGCCTATATTTCTGCTGATTTCAAATATCATGAGTTTTTTGATGCTGAAAATCAAATTGTTATAGCGGATGTAGGACATTTCGAGAGTGAGCAGTTTACGGTTGAATTATTTTATCATATATTGACTGAAAAATTCCCTAATTTTGCGCCTCTTAAATCTACAATTCGTACAAATCCGGTAAATTACTTATAA
- a CDS encoding PKD domain-containing protein, translated as MRHHYLSQFKHFLLATAYMVVFLLLCGAKTQAQNTVAFTADNWSGCGAAFVQFVNQSTPVGTASWDFGDGGARSTLWNPSRTFNRPGVFNVVLTVTFPNGQVSSTQHVVNVYRRPNVVFTATPTTGCTPLTINFRDQSSAGDGTITGISWDFGDGTGANGATASHTYNKGGGMIATSIVTNSFGCTSSAEQILDIKPTPQVSFTTNTQGGCRTPVTVNFTNTTTMNTAGPVPTVNYLWDFGDGSTSTDMHPTHDYTTTGNFSVKLTASTADGCTQTINMPDYIKIATMQADFNILEKTCTGTNITFRNTTLPAPVSATWTFSDGTVINAVNAVRSFAAAGNYTVTMHAVTQDGCDALVTRSFTVSTPPTVNFTMNPTSACAVPVNIQFTTTSTNANGWAWTFGDGSTAIIQNPLHNFTTEGVYPVKVVASNASGCLDSAINSITIRKPVLTITGLNRGCVPFDASLTANIDVADPIVSYDWDFGDGGSSTNSVGTHTYTAQGNYVVRLNITTRGGCTQTATYPIRVGTPVIPDFSVDKPNGCQPTIFNFTDLSRPQVPGMTWQWTFVENGAANGGSSVQNPSYVFTTIGTHDVILTVDNNGCTRTITKLAFVEVYPPAAFFTIADVDCSRPLTRVFTDATAWGTTPTPRSYSWDFGDGTTDNTPNPTHTWANEGTYTVVLTVDNGSCTSTYSTTVRILNDKPSITVDQNVICRGTTVNFATTSLIPGLTTSYQWTFGDGGTNAGSPTPAYTYSQPGTYKAALTTVDIYGCTHVSDSLTIDVNGSVAAFSASARRCRDTSITFTDESTTRAGNTITSWTFNFGDGTPRQTFITQPVAIPHSYGVINNYPVTLIVTDNTGCTDSITHVITIDNIAAKFSAPDSIACLNTPFRFNNESITEPLTYAWQFGDGGVSTDKNPTHTYTIPGTYTVILDVTSTTGCTGHIETKDFLRVPNPVADFEVPAVAGDICPPVKVQFTNHSSDYVKVSWSFGDGSSSDEDNALHNYIRPGNFPVTLTVYSEGGCASPTAGPKNISISGPDGSFSISQERGCVPLTTSMTAVSPTAQKFIWDFGDGYTVTTTTPASPSYTYTQPGIYFPAVLLEDQRGCTVPAIGNPKVVVDQIKADFGYDLSNACDGGIVQFSDSTKGVSIEDGSPATYLWDFGIPGRTDDVGTGPNPSFLYDAPGTYTVKMIVTSYYGCVDEITKTLIIEPNPYPEIDSVPPVCVGTPIQLSGREIRNLPGTIWNWTTNGQDYPGQVPDSVTYDQPGIYPVQLTIISAKGTCSATVTRDITVAPYPTLTPTPAESSICRGESVNLRVFTEPGADITWTNYNISDPKSATPVVTPDIDTTYRVTVVNATGCAAKGSVKISVSQPFTIQASNADICEGGSVQLHASGAVSYKWSPETGLDKSDVDNPMVTPESTISYQIIGYGNDNCFTDTATATVTVHSAPIINAGDDLSVPVGTTIQLPVTGSTDITKIEWTPAASLSCADCLTPTASPRENTTYLITVTNAFGCTSSDDVTVNLVCSSGVVFLPNTFSPNNDGQNDLFYIRGKGIKVAKSFKIYNRWGQLVFERTNFNIEDPTYGWDGRMNGQPANPDVFVYVAELICDSNEEFMLKGNVMLIR; from the coding sequence ATGAGACACCATTACCTAAGCCAATTTAAGCACTTCCTCCTTGCCACAGCATACATGGTTGTGTTCCTCCTGCTATGCGGTGCTAAGACACAGGCACAAAATACCGTAGCTTTTACTGCTGACAACTGGAGTGGTTGCGGTGCAGCCTTCGTTCAATTTGTAAATCAGTCTACACCCGTTGGTACCGCTTCATGGGACTTCGGAGACGGGGGAGCCAGATCAACTTTATGGAATCCCAGCCGAACATTCAACAGACCTGGTGTTTTCAACGTTGTACTGACTGTTACCTTTCCAAATGGACAAGTCAGCAGCACCCAACATGTTGTAAACGTCTATCGCAGACCCAATGTTGTCTTTACCGCTACTCCTACCACCGGATGTACGCCACTGACTATTAACTTCCGCGACCAGTCATCAGCAGGAGATGGTACGATTACAGGTATCAGCTGGGATTTCGGGGACGGTACCGGCGCCAATGGCGCTACCGCCAGCCATACTTATAACAAAGGCGGCGGCATGATTGCTACTTCCATTGTGACCAACAGCTTTGGTTGTACCTCCAGTGCCGAACAGATTCTGGATATCAAACCTACGCCACAGGTTTCCTTTACCACTAATACACAAGGGGGCTGCCGTACACCGGTAACTGTCAACTTCACCAATACCACTACCATGAACACTGCCGGACCAGTACCGACAGTGAACTACCTGTGGGATTTCGGAGATGGTAGTACCAGCACCGACATGCACCCTACGCATGATTATACCACCACCGGCAATTTCTCTGTAAAACTGACGGCATCTACTGCTGATGGCTGTACCCAGACCATCAACATGCCTGATTATATCAAGATTGCTACTATGCAGGCGGATTTCAACATCCTGGAAAAAACCTGTACCGGTACCAACATTACTTTTAGAAACACTACATTACCAGCACCGGTATCTGCAACCTGGACCTTCTCTGATGGTACGGTAATAAACGCGGTAAATGCGGTAAGAAGCTTTGCCGCCGCCGGTAACTATACCGTTACCATGCACGCGGTAACACAGGATGGTTGCGATGCGCTGGTGACCAGAAGCTTTACTGTTTCCACACCTCCTACTGTCAATTTCACCATGAACCCTACATCTGCCTGTGCGGTTCCCGTGAATATCCAGTTTACCACTACCAGCACAAATGCAAATGGCTGGGCATGGACTTTCGGAGATGGTAGTACGGCTATTATCCAGAACCCGCTGCACAATTTTACCACGGAAGGCGTCTACCCGGTAAAAGTAGTGGCCAGTAATGCTTCCGGCTGTCTCGATTCAGCCATCAACTCCATTACCATCAGAAAACCTGTACTGACCATCACGGGTCTCAACCGCGGGTGTGTACCTTTTGATGCCAGTCTGACTGCCAACATTGACGTGGCAGATCCGATCGTGTCTTATGACTGGGATTTCGGTGACGGCGGATCTTCTACCAATTCAGTCGGCACACATACCTACACCGCTCAGGGTAACTATGTAGTGCGACTTAACATTACTACCAGAGGTGGTTGTACACAAACTGCCACTTACCCGATCAGGGTAGGTACCCCGGTAATACCTGATTTTTCTGTGGATAAGCCCAATGGTTGTCAGCCGACTATATTCAACTTTACCGACCTGTCCAGACCACAGGTGCCTGGTATGACCTGGCAATGGACATTCGTAGAAAACGGTGCAGCCAATGGCGGTTCTTCTGTACAGAATCCATCTTATGTATTCACCACTATCGGTACACATGACGTGATCCTGACGGTAGATAACAACGGTTGTACACGGACCATTACTAAACTGGCCTTTGTGGAAGTATACCCACCTGCCGCCTTCTTCACTATTGCTGATGTGGATTGTAGCAGACCGCTGACACGCGTATTTACAGACGCTACGGCCTGGGGTACGACTCCTACACCAAGAAGTTATTCGTGGGATTTCGGAGACGGTACGACTGACAATACGCCAAATCCAACGCATACATGGGCGAATGAAGGCACTTATACCGTCGTACTGACCGTGGACAACGGTAGCTGTACGTCCACCTATTCTACTACGGTAAGGATACTGAACGACAAACCATCCATCACTGTTGATCAAAATGTGATCTGCCGTGGCACCACTGTAAATTTTGCTACTACCTCGCTGATACCTGGTCTTACGACCTCTTACCAGTGGACCTTCGGCGATGGCGGTACAAACGCCGGTTCACCGACACCAGCCTATACTTACAGTCAGCCGGGTACTTATAAAGCAGCGCTGACTACCGTAGACATCTATGGTTGTACACACGTATCAGATTCTCTCACGATCGATGTAAATGGTTCTGTTGCAGCATTCTCCGCTTCCGCACGCCGATGCAGAGACACTTCCATTACGTTCACCGATGAATCTACCACCCGCGCCGGTAATACCATCACTTCCTGGACATTTAACTTTGGTGACGGTACCCCAAGACAGACATTTATTACACAACCAGTGGCTATACCGCATAGCTACGGTGTTATCAATAACTATCCTGTTACACTTATTGTAACTGACAATACCGGTTGTACGGATTCTATTACGCATGTCATCACCATTGACAACATCGCCGCAAAATTCAGTGCACCAGATAGCATTGCCTGTCTGAATACACCGTTCCGATTCAATAACGAGTCTATTACAGAACCGCTGACTTATGCATGGCAATTCGGAGACGGTGGTGTCAGCACAGACAAAAATCCAACGCATACCTATACTATACCTGGTACTTATACGGTGATACTGGATGTTACCAGCACCACAGGTTGTACCGGCCATATTGAGACAAAAGACTTCCTGAGAGTGCCTAATCCGGTAGCTGACTTTGAGGTACCTGCTGTAGCAGGTGATATTTGTCCGCCGGTAAAAGTGCAGTTCACCAACCACTCTTCCGACTACGTGAAAGTATCCTGGTCATTCGGAGATGGCAGCAGTTCAGATGAAGACAATGCTTTACATAACTATATCAGACCTGGTAATTTCCCGGTAACCCTGACGGTTTACTCTGAAGGCGGATGTGCCAGTCCGACAGCAGGACCTAAGAACATTTCTATCTCTGGTCCGGATGGTAGCTTCTCTATTTCCCAGGAAAGAGGTTGTGTACCATTAACTACTTCTATGACAGCTGTTTCTCCGACCGCACAGAAATTCATCTGGGATTTTGGAGATGGATATACCGTGACGACGACGACTCCTGCATCACCTTCTTACACTTATACACAGCCAGGTATTTATTTCCCGGCTGTATTGCTGGAAGACCAGAGAGGATGTACCGTACCGGCTATTGGTAATCCGAAAGTCGTTGTAGATCAGATCAAAGCCGATTTCGGATATGACCTTTCGAACGCTTGTGACGGAGGTATTGTACAATTCTCGGATTCAACAAAAGGCGTGTCTATTGAAGATGGATCTCCGGCTACTTACCTGTGGGATTTCGGTATTCCGGGTCGTACAGACGATGTGGGTACAGGGCCTAATCCAAGCTTCTTGTATGATGCACCGGGCACTTATACTGTGAAAATGATCGTGACCAGTTACTATGGTTGTGTGGATGAAATAACGAAGACCCTTATTATCGAACCGAATCCATATCCTGAAATTGACTCTGTACCACCGGTATGTGTGGGTACGCCGATTCAGTTGTCAGGACGTGAAATCAGGAATCTGCCCGGAACGATCTGGAACTGGACGACCAATGGACAGGATTATCCGGGACAGGTACCGGATTCGGTTACCTATGACCAGCCAGGCATTTATCCGGTACAACTGACGATTATCAGTGCAAAAGGCACCTGTAGTGCAACAGTGACAAGGGATATTACGGTAGCGCCTTATCCAACCCTTACACCAACACCGGCGGAATCTTCGATCTGTCGTGGAGAATCGGTGAACTTGCGGGTATTTACAGAACCAGGAGCCGATATCACCTGGACCAACTATAACATTTCAGATCCAAAGAGCGCTACCCCGGTAGTTACACCTGATATAGATACCACTTACCGTGTGACGGTGGTGAATGCGACCGGTTGTGCGGCAAAAGGCAGTGTGAAGATCAGTGTGTCTCAACCATTTACCATACAGGCAAGTAATGCAGATATCTGCGAAGGCGGTTCCGTACAGTTACATGCCAGTGGCGCTGTAAGTTATAAATGGTCGCCGGAAACAGGTCTGGACAAATCTGATGTGGATAACCCGATGGTAACCCCGGAATCCACTATCAGCTATCAGATCATCGGATATGGTAATGACAATTGCTTTACGGATACAGCTACAGCTACGGTAACAGTACATTCCGCGCCTATTATCAATGCGGGAGATGACCTTTCCGTGCCGGTAGGTACGACAATACAGTTGCCGGTGACCGGTAGCACCGATATTACGAAAATCGAGTGGACGCCGGCGGCAAGCCTGAGTTGTGCGGACTGTCTGACACCGACAGCTTCTCCAAGAGAGAATACCACTTACCTGATAACGGTGACCAATGCATTTGGTTGTACGAGTTCGGATGATGTAACGGTAAACCTGGTATGTTCTTCCGGTGTGGTGTTCCTCCCCAACACCTTCTCCCCTAACAATGATGGACAGAATGATCTGTTCTACATCAGAGGTAAGGGTATCAAAGTGGCGAAATCATTTAAGATATATAACCGTTGGGGACAACTGGTATTCGAAAGGACCAACTTTAACATAGAGGATCCAACTTACGGCTGGGACGGTCGCATGAACGGTCAACCGGCAAATCCGGATGTCTTTGTGTATGTAGCAGAACTGATATGTGATTCCAATGAAGAATTTATGTTAAAAGGAAATGTGATGCTGATCAGGTAG